A genomic window from Blastocatellia bacterium includes:
- a CDS encoding FAD-dependent oxidoreductase has protein sequence MMSALMNNRRVTIIGGGPGGYAAAFYAADMGMDVTLIDEEQNPGGVCLYRGCIPSKALLHVAKVITDAREAAQWGVTFGEPTVDLDRLRAWKESVVARLTSGLGQLSRQRKVNYIRGRAKFLDSRTLTVEKKDGGSERLSLEHVIIATGSRPATIPALSLESPRVMDSTTALELPDIPETLLVIGGGYIGLELGSVYATLGSRVTVVEMMPGLLPGVDRDLVSILQKRLEKLFAAILVNTTVLEMTEDRAGIRVRLQGPDVAQPEQVFDRVLVAVGRKPNSSGLGLESTRVEVDARGFIKVDGQRRTSEPHIFAIGDVAGEPMLAHKATHEGFVAVEAIAGH, from the coding sequence ATGATGAGTGCACTGATGAACAATCGGCGGGTGACGATTATCGGCGGAGGACCGGGAGGCTATGCCGCCGCCTTTTACGCCGCCGACATGGGAATGGATGTGACGCTGATTGACGAAGAGCAGAATCCCGGTGGCGTCTGTCTTTATCGCGGATGTATCCCGTCCAAGGCTTTGCTGCATGTGGCCAAGGTTATCACCGACGCGCGCGAAGCGGCTCAATGGGGGGTGACGTTCGGTGAGCCGACAGTTGATCTTGATAGGCTGCGAGCCTGGAAAGAGAGCGTCGTCGCCAGGTTGACCTCCGGCCTGGGACAACTATCCCGACAGCGGAAGGTGAACTATATTCGCGGGCGGGCGAAATTCCTCGATTCGCGGACGCTCACGGTTGAGAAAAAGGATGGCGGCTCGGAACGACTGTCGCTTGAACATGTGATCATTGCTACCGGGTCCCGACCGGCAACCATTCCGGCGCTCTCATTGGAGTCACCTCGCGTGATGGATTCGACGACGGCGCTCGAACTCCCCGACATTCCTGAGACGTTATTGGTCATCGGCGGCGGTTATATCGGTCTGGAACTGGGCAGCGTCTATGCGACCCTGGGCAGCCGCGTCACTGTCGTCGAAATGATGCCGGGACTGTTGCCCGGCGTTGATCGCGATCTCGTCTCAATCCTTCAGAAACGGCTGGAGAAACTCTTCGCGGCGATCCTCGTTAACACGACCGTCCTGGAGATGACCGAAGATCGAGCGGGCATTCGGGTTCGCCTTCAGGGTCCCGATGTCGCTCAGCCCGAACAGGTGTTCGACAGGGTTCTCGTGGCAGTCGGTCGCAAGCCGAATTCGTCAGGATTAGGGCTGGAGAGCACGCGCGTCGAAGTGGATGCGCGAGGGTTCATTAAAGTGGACGGACAGCGGCGAACCAGCGAGCCGCACATCTTTGCCATCGGCGATGTCGCCGGCGAACCTATGCTGGCGCACAAAGCCACGCACGAGGGATTTGTGGCGGTGGAAGCGATTGCCGGCCATC